A genome region from Maridesulfovibrio salexigens DSM 2638 includes the following:
- the nifA gene encoding nif-specific transcriptional activator NifA, whose translation MYPSLHGLKLSALLAICQAIEQALDLESALDGVLSILSENLSMKRATVTLYDPETKQLSINASYGLSIEEKQRGVYRLDEGVTGRIFQTGEPYYVPDISKEPLFLDKTGARKIERAKVGFIGVPIILHSEPIGVLNVDRIFGDHVAAEEDIDFLKIVATLIGQFISLNEKILEREAALKRENTSLKYQISKKSKGLYIVGQSSAMVEVQRQLEKVAPTKATVLLLGESGVGKTLMAKIIHELSDRSSHPFIKVNCASIPENLLESELFGHEKGAFTGAASTRPGRFEEADGGTIFLDEIGEFPMSLQAKLLRVLQEKELERIGSNKTRNIDVRILAATNRDLGVLVERSEFRLDLYYRLNIFPITVPPLRDRKEDITGLLNYFIQKMADDYGRKMFFTPAALDSLMLYDWPGNVREMQNLLERLVIMSDSEYITLEFLKSYLAPGQRGTSSNSSGSSAPAPNDELPHCTSLKEVERNEVVAALERSGWIQYKAAETLGLSARQMGYRVKRYGLESMIAEGRARLRRMKNN comes from the coding sequence ATGTATCCTTCACTGCATGGACTTAAGCTTTCCGCGCTGTTGGCCATTTGTCAGGCCATTGAGCAGGCGCTTGATCTGGAGTCCGCCCTTGATGGAGTGCTCAGTATTCTATCGGAAAATCTGAGCATGAAGCGGGCGACAGTGACCCTCTACGACCCGGAAACCAAGCAGCTTTCAATTAATGCCTCCTACGGTTTATCCATAGAAGAAAAGCAGCGCGGGGTTTACCGTCTTGATGAGGGGGTCACCGGTCGTATTTTCCAGACCGGGGAACCTTACTATGTGCCGGATATCAGTAAGGAACCGCTTTTTCTTGATAAAACCGGGGCCAGAAAGATTGAACGTGCTAAAGTAGGATTTATCGGGGTACCGATTATCCTGCATAGTGAACCTATCGGCGTTCTGAATGTGGACCGTATTTTCGGTGATCACGTTGCTGCAGAAGAAGATATTGATTTCCTGAAAATTGTAGCCACTCTTATCGGCCAGTTCATCAGTCTTAATGAGAAGATCCTTGAACGTGAAGCAGCACTCAAACGTGAAAACACCTCGCTGAAATATCAGATCTCTAAAAAGTCCAAGGGGCTTTATATCGTTGGTCAGAGTTCGGCTATGGTCGAGGTCCAGCGGCAATTGGAAAAGGTGGCCCCGACAAAGGCTACAGTATTGTTACTGGGCGAGTCCGGCGTTGGTAAAACTCTCATGGCCAAGATTATCCATGAGCTTTCCGACCGCAGCAGTCATCCTTTTATTAAGGTTAACTGTGCTTCAATTCCGGAAAACCTTCTTGAATCCGAACTTTTTGGTCATGAGAAGGGGGCTTTTACCGGGGCTGCCTCCACCCGTCCGGGCCGTTTTGAAGAAGCTGACGGCGGGACAATTTTTCTTGATGAGATCGGGGAATTCCCCATGAGTTTGCAGGCCAAGCTCTTGCGGGTATTGCAGGAAAAAGAGCTGGAGCGGATCGGTTCAAACAAGACCCGAAATATTGATGTGCGAATTCTGGCTGCAACCAACCGTGACCTTGGAGTGCTGGTGGAGAGGAGTGAATTCCGTCTTGATCTCTATTACCGGTTGAATATCTTCCCCATCACCGTTCCTCCTTTACGGGATCGTAAAGAGGATATTACCGGACTGCTCAACTATTTTATTCAGAAAATGGCCGATGACTACGGGCGCAAGATGTTTTTTACCCCTGCGGCCCTTGATTCGCTTATGCTCTATGATTGGCCGGGTAATGTGCGTGAGATGCAGAACCTGCTGGAGCGGTTGGTGATCATGTCCGACTCCGAATACATCACCCTTGAATTTTTGAAATCATATCTCGCACCGGGACAGCGCGGAACTTCGAGTAATTCTTCCGGTTCAAGTGCTCCTGCGCCTAATGATGAATTGCCTCATTGTACTTCTCTGAAGGAAGTTGAACGCAATGAAGTTGTCGCCGCTTTGGAGCGCAGCGGTTGGATTCAGTACAAGGCAGCGGAAACGTTGGGCCTTTCCGCCCGTCAGATGGGCTACCGGGTAAAACGTTACGGTCTTGAATCCATGATTGCCGAAGGACGGGCCCGCCTGCGGCGGATGAAAAACAATTAA
- a CDS encoding AMP-binding enzyme, which translates to MSTKLKLNAHDIREIISSALLAEMDYNQKLTHCQENSLADNFIPDSKNIQEPEKIIERIGTQFAINSNKLTKRSIAQMAELIFKQTNGRPQQLTFFTSGSTGTPVPAVSSYSDLEQEIHSLAALFNERKRVVSFVPRHHIYGFLFSILLPKALDIPIEYRAALPGTEQIKTMLPGDLIIAFPLLWKKLEKLNCRFPENVYGVTSTGPCPAETINSLQAQGLDRMTEVYGSSETGGVGFRHDPSGMYTLLGHWKQTGDSTIERTSTEGEKQLYTLQDNLEWQGNKFKPLKRSDKAVQVGGINVYPARVEAAFKNNPHVRECAVRMMRPEEGERLKAFIVPADSVEYATIEKELRELAANELTRHEKPGKYDFGSSLPLSEMGKLSDW; encoded by the coding sequence ATGTCTACCAAGCTGAAGCTGAATGCCCATGATATCAGGGAGATCATTTCCTCAGCCCTTCTTGCGGAAATGGATTACAACCAGAAGCTGACCCATTGTCAGGAAAACTCCCTTGCCGATAATTTCATCCCCGACTCAAAGAATATTCAGGAACCGGAAAAAATTATTGAACGAATCGGAACCCAGTTCGCCATTAATTCTAACAAACTGACAAAACGCAGTATTGCTCAAATGGCTGAGCTGATTTTTAAGCAGACTAACGGCAGACCGCAGCAACTGACATTTTTCACCTCCGGCAGCACCGGAACTCCTGTTCCTGCCGTTTCCAGCTATTCTGATCTTGAGCAGGAAATCCATTCACTTGCTGCGCTCTTTAACGAACGCAAACGGGTGGTCAGCTTTGTTCCCCGTCACCATATATACGGATTTCTTTTCTCTATCCTGCTGCCCAAAGCTCTCGATATTCCAATTGAGTACAGGGCCGCACTGCCCGGAACAGAGCAGATTAAAACAATGCTCCCCGGTGACCTGATCATCGCTTTCCCCCTGCTTTGGAAAAAACTTGAAAAACTTAATTGCCGATTCCCGGAAAACGTCTACGGAGTGACCTCTACCGGACCATGTCCCGCAGAAACCATCAACAGCCTGCAAGCACAGGGACTGGACCGCATGACTGAGGTCTACGGATCATCCGAGACCGGAGGAGTGGGATTCCGCCATGACCCATCTGGCATGTACACTTTGCTGGGACACTGGAAACAGACCGGGGATTCCACAATCGAGAGGACCTCGACAGAAGGGGAAAAACAGCTGTACACCCTGCAAGATAATCTTGAATGGCAGGGCAATAAATTTAAGCCCCTTAAACGGTCAGATAAAGCCGTCCAAGTCGGGGGAATCAATGTTTACCCCGCACGTGTGGAAGCTGCTTTCAAAAATAATCCGCACGTCCGTGAATGCGCAGTAAGGATGATGCGCCCAGAAGAAGGGGAAAGGTTAAAAGCCTTTATTGTCCCCGCAGATAGCGTTGAGTACGCAACTATTGAAAAAGAATTACGGGAACTTGCAGCAAACGAACTCACTCGCCATGAAAAACCCGGAAAATACGATTTCGGATCTTCCCTACCGCTTTCGGAAATGGGAAAGCTCAGCGACTGGTAG
- the fliD gene encoding flagellar filament capping protein FliD: protein MADVGKVGAQVSTAGTTSSYWSGKTKFEKLGNGTDFGEIVKNTLKQQGFHQRRLENWRAQWVKKQESLKGLNTKMTELSTALNKMNSIGKFMGRVTSSSDSSCVTATADSTAPTSPYKVEIKQLARNDIWTSNSGYASEKDVISPSGSKISISCGGKTANIDVPGGTTVEGLVKMLNATTELKDLVQVEAIKTGNEYRLKFSSLKMGEANRITFNASTTLPALAPASMTNLQQGQNSKIKIDGFPEGTDNWIERDTNTVTDGSKGLTLNLKKATSPDSVIVNVNTDTEKIIENVREFVKQVNIVRQALRDISKVDATKDKEKGSILTGNYGVQLASHRFKDITATKGQGFNNFDSATGAGDRYNTLRTLGIETETDQSSPNFGLLKIDEEKFEKAMKDNPDGVAKLFSADYEASTSSPNFTIKSLIKGVTKPGTHDVSYTVSGGKITSATINGKAVRINGWEITADDLSGLGMAIRVDNQTDGTYSGTAGIKTGKTIEMIETLKDMTNSKTGILNIISENYSGIIKNIDKKLDYEKNRLANLEKTLKAKYARLDAVLGQYSGKMQMLQGQIAKLGSGAKK from the coding sequence ATGGCAGATGTAGGAAAAGTAGGAGCACAGGTCTCCACCGCCGGGACGACCTCTAGTTATTGGTCCGGGAAAACCAAGTTTGAAAAACTAGGTAACGGGACCGATTTTGGGGAGATTGTAAAAAATACCCTGAAGCAGCAGGGTTTTCATCAGCGCAGATTGGAAAATTGGAGAGCCCAGTGGGTAAAGAAACAGGAAAGCCTAAAGGGACTCAATACCAAGATGACAGAGTTGAGTACCGCGCTCAACAAGATGAATTCTATCGGTAAATTCATGGGCCGGGTTACATCCTCTTCGGATTCCTCCTGCGTGACAGCCACGGCAGACAGCACAGCACCTACTTCGCCTTACAAAGTTGAGATTAAGCAACTGGCCCGTAATGACATCTGGACCTCCAATTCGGGGTATGCGTCTGAAAAGGATGTAATTTCCCCCTCTGGCAGCAAGATCAGCATCAGTTGCGGCGGCAAGACTGCGAATATTGATGTCCCGGGCGGTACTACAGTTGAGGGGCTGGTTAAGATGCTTAATGCCACGACTGAACTGAAGGATCTGGTGCAGGTGGAGGCGATCAAGACCGGAAATGAATATCGCCTGAAATTCAGCAGTTTGAAGATGGGTGAGGCTAACCGTATTACTTTTAACGCCTCAACTACGCTTCCTGCTTTGGCTCCGGCATCCATGACCAATTTGCAGCAAGGCCAGAACTCCAAGATCAAGATTGATGGGTTCCCCGAGGGGACGGATAATTGGATTGAACGTGACACTAATACAGTTACCGATGGTTCCAAGGGGCTGACCCTTAATTTGAAAAAAGCAACTTCGCCGGATTCGGTCATAGTCAATGTAAATACCGATACTGAGAAGATTATTGAGAACGTGCGTGAATTCGTTAAGCAGGTGAATATAGTCCGTCAGGCCCTGCGTGATATTTCCAAGGTTGATGCTACAAAAGATAAAGAGAAAGGTTCGATCCTTACCGGTAACTACGGGGTTCAGCTTGCTTCACACCGTTTCAAGGATATTACCGCCACAAAAGGGCAGGGGTTCAATAATTTTGACAGTGCAACCGGAGCCGGGGATAGATACAACACCTTAAGAACCCTTGGTATTGAAACTGAGACTGATCAGAGTTCACCTAATTTCGGATTGTTGAAGATTGATGAGGAAAAATTTGAGAAGGCCATGAAAGATAACCCGGACGGGGTGGCTAAGCTTTTCTCTGCTGACTACGAAGCCAGCACCAGCTCTCCGAATTTTACAATCAAATCGTTAATTAAAGGGGTTACCAAGCCCGGAACTCATGACGTTTCATATACTGTCAGCGGTGGAAAGATTACTTCCGCTACTATTAATGGCAAGGCTGTGCGGATTAATGGCTGGGAGATTACCGCCGATGACCTGTCCGGTCTGGGTATGGCTATCCGGGTTGATAATCAGACTGACGGTACTTATTCAGGAACAGCAGGAATTAAGACCGGGAAAACAATTGAAATGATTGAGACCCTTAAGGATATGACTAATTCCAAGACCGGTATCCTGAATATTATCAGTGAAAACTACAGCGGGATCATAAAGAATATTGATAAAAAATTGGATTATGAGAAGAACCGTCTGGCAAATCTTGAGAAAACCTTGAAGGCTAAATATGCCCGTCTTGATGCTGTGCTTGGGCAATACAGCGGTAAAATGCAGATGCTGCAGGGCCAAATTGCCAAGCTGGGCAGCGGAGCTAAAAAGTAA
- a CDS encoding beta-ketoacyl synthase chain length factor, whose product MIRLALHGIGTALPEGAGTVDTSDLNSYFAPRRLRRVDHFTRMTMLAGCRALHDAAGTVQEDLKTEIPLPEDMGIVISTGYGPSQTVFEFLDSIIDHGAGCASPLSFSHSVHNIPAATMSLFLNNPKPYTTICQLHGPLLAALQTAGCWLSEGRAKKLLLGMVDEKTALLETNTRRLLERKGVAEDLIPLSEGACFFLLGPAEDAESAQYGALEFETLSSQELQQAELPEHNFCAARSLRRLTELGITATAAQQTDMICAAGPALVAAAKQPSDSSCIEQAGKNFGLISIKAMD is encoded by the coding sequence ATGATCCGCCTTGCCTTACACGGAATCGGAACAGCACTGCCTGAAGGTGCTGGAACAGTAGATACTTCCGATCTCAATTCATATTTTGCACCGCGCCGTTTGCGCAGAGTTGACCACTTTACCCGCATGACAATGCTCGCCGGATGCCGCGCCTTACACGATGCAGCCGGAACGGTACAGGAAGACCTGAAAACCGAGATCCCACTGCCCGAAGACATGGGAATAGTCATCAGCACTGGATACGGCCCTTCGCAAACTGTTTTTGAATTTCTGGACTCCATCATTGATCACGGTGCAGGCTGTGCTTCACCGCTGTCTTTTTCCCATTCAGTGCACAATATCCCAGCGGCAACCATGTCTCTTTTCCTGAATAATCCCAAGCCGTACACCACCATCTGCCAGTTACACGGCCCTTTGCTGGCGGCATTGCAGACTGCCGGATGCTGGCTGAGCGAAGGCAGAGCGAAAAAGTTGCTTCTTGGTATGGTGGATGAAAAAACCGCCCTTCTGGAAACCAACACCCGCCGTTTACTTGAAAGAAAGGGAGTTGCGGAGGATCTGATTCCGCTTAGTGAAGGGGCCTGTTTTTTTCTACTCGGTCCTGCTGAAGACGCTGAAAGCGCACAATACGGCGCGCTGGAATTTGAAACCCTTTCCTCTCAAGAATTGCAGCAGGCAGAACTGCCAGAGCACAACTTTTGCGCTGCCAGATCACTGCGCAGACTGACTGAACTCGGCATTACTGCAACTGCCGCGCAGCAGACGGATATGATCTGCGCTGCTGGCCCTGCTCTAGTTGCCGCTGCTAAACAGCCAAGTGACAGCAGCTGTATTGAACAGGCCGGAAAAAATTTCGGGCTTATTTCCATAAAAGCGATGGACTGA
- the ade gene encoding adenine deaminase yields the protein MQLARMIDLARGSGRVDLVIRNCRVVNVLSGEIHQADVGIADGFFLGFGAYKGKHEYDAKGRFLLPGLVEGHIHIESTLLTPPGFARAVAEHGTAAVVCDPHEIANVLGRTGVEYMLKTSRYLPVSIFFMFPSCVPATALEDSGARLNSVDVEHFLRLYPDRILGLAEMMNFPGVLAGDEVVLSKLKAAAGKVIDGHAPLLSGMDLNGYVLAGPRSDHECSNISEALEKMRAGMHLMMREGSLERNMEDLLGVVNDFNSQNISIVTDDRNVLDLRENGHLDYGLRRAVALGMDPIRAVQMVSINPARYFGLNGYGAIGPGFKANCFLVDDLKDFTIHDVFLSGLQLDEHDFESGNGLPVRSSMNIGAEINESMFEPEKGSGKIRVIGTSHGQLLTENLVMEPLLEDGIPIADPARDICKLTVIERHRATGHYATGFVRGLGITDGAIAGTVAHDSHNLIVAGMNDADMVLAAQEVVRMGGGFVVVREGSIVATLPLPIAGLMSDKGLVEVADGVRELNRATQKLGCSYNPFMLISFLALPVIPSLKLTDRGLVDVDAFDFTGLWTD from the coding sequence ATGCAGCTGGCCCGAATGATTGATTTGGCCCGTGGCTCGGGACGCGTTGATCTGGTTATCCGTAACTGTCGGGTGGTTAATGTGCTTAGCGGGGAAATTCATCAAGCGGATGTAGGTATTGCTGATGGATTTTTCTTGGGATTCGGTGCTTATAAAGGCAAACACGAGTATGATGCTAAGGGACGTTTTTTGCTTCCGGGTCTGGTGGAAGGGCATATTCACATTGAATCCACTTTGCTGACCCCGCCCGGTTTTGCCCGTGCCGTTGCCGAGCATGGCACAGCTGCCGTTGTTTGTGATCCCCATGAGATAGCCAATGTGTTGGGCCGGACGGGAGTGGAGTATATGCTCAAGACTTCCCGCTACTTGCCGGTGTCCATCTTTTTTATGTTTCCTTCCTGCGTTCCGGCTACTGCATTGGAGGATTCCGGTGCCCGGTTAAATTCTGTTGATGTGGAGCACTTCCTGCGTCTCTATCCAGACAGGATTCTAGGACTGGCCGAGATGATGAATTTTCCCGGAGTTCTTGCCGGGGATGAAGTGGTTCTTTCCAAGTTGAAAGCCGCCGCAGGCAAGGTGATTGACGGTCATGCGCCGCTTCTTTCCGGCATGGACCTGAATGGATATGTCCTTGCCGGACCGCGCAGTGACCACGAATGTTCAAATATTTCTGAAGCATTGGAGAAAATGCGTGCGGGAATGCATTTGATGATGCGTGAAGGTTCCCTTGAACGGAATATGGAAGACCTGCTCGGTGTGGTTAATGATTTCAATTCCCAGAATATTTCAATAGTTACTGACGACCGCAATGTGCTGGACCTGCGTGAAAACGGGCATCTTGATTACGGCCTGCGTCGGGCGGTTGCTCTGGGCATGGACCCGATCAGGGCGGTACAGATGGTTTCCATCAATCCGGCCCGTTACTTTGGATTGAACGGTTACGGGGCCATCGGACCGGGGTTCAAGGCTAATTGCTTTCTGGTGGATGATCTTAAGGATTTCACTATCCATGATGTCTTCTTGAGCGGATTGCAGTTAGATGAACATGATTTTGAATCCGGCAATGGCTTGCCTGTGCGCAGCTCCATGAATATCGGTGCTGAAATTAATGAATCAATGTTTGAGCCGGAAAAAGGCAGTGGTAAAATTCGGGTTATCGGAACTTCTCACGGTCAATTGTTGACTGAAAATCTGGTAATGGAACCGCTTCTCGAAGATGGCATACCCATTGCCGATCCCGCACGAGATATCTGCAAGCTTACTGTTATCGAACGGCATCGGGCCACAGGTCACTACGCTACCGGTTTTGTGCGCGGATTGGGAATTACCGATGGCGCTATTGCCGGAACAGTAGCCCATGACTCCCATAACCTGATCGTTGCCGGGATGAATGATGCTGACATGGTGTTGGCGGCGCAGGAAGTGGTGCGTATGGGCGGCGGGTTTGTGGTTGTACGTGAAGGCAGTATCGTAGCTACCTTGCCATTGCCTATTGCAGGTCTGATGAGTGACAAGGGACTTGTTGAAGTGGCTGATGGGGTGCGCGAACTTAATCGGGCCACACAAAAGCTGGGCTGTTCTTACAATCCCTTCATGCTTATCTCCTTTTTGGCCCTCCCGGTAATCCCCAGCCTGAAACTTACCGACCGGGGATTAGTGGATGTGGATGCATTTGATTTTACCGGGCTGTGGACTGATTAG
- a CDS encoding aldehyde ferredoxin oxidoreductase family protein gives MHGWAGWILRVDLGSGAINKIPLNPDIAQKFIGGRGLNSLTLFNEVGPHIDPLSPENVYCFGAGPLSGTPLGLTSRVEVSTLSSYSGILGDGNAGGSLAFMMKRAGLDQIIISGQAEAPCYLLVEDGRAKLHSAEELWGLSVWETTDKLQEKHGKSSSVACIGQAGENLVRVATTMVDKYASAARGSGAVLGSKKLKAVVVKGSGRISLADADKFKELAAEDRNFFKESDFQRDIVGQYGTHIGMLMWEPGFRNYEKYWRGADVPDNLRPEAWKEFSIGRHGCHGCHVRCKDYYRIPSGSRAGESGKAMEYECIFCLGTNCGITDPVAIMEMENICDAYGMDVLALGNTVAMLKDLYSRGMVSKELSDGLDLSWENHTDQIELLHRTAMRQGLGNLVAEGMYTLAKRLGGQAMDYCYHVKGLSRGPYPSGVFSLAHATSTRGADHLRGRSWAFSQPDPDMFPILKEQGLLMENVDDDPAPAVIVGERMTTLTDCIGRCKGAVNNWISAMPLVWKKPIFEGLAELLSAATGEDYTAEKLEQAADRVYALEHAFNIRQGTTRRDDRMPQKPEIRDTEEGKADLRKHEQHLSRYYELRGYDQHGCPTPERLKELELEFVCQGLADTPARKEWDGPPMCELEDYPCGGKRC, from the coding sequence ATGCACGGCTGGGCAGGATGGATTTTACGGGTTGATCTGGGTAGTGGTGCCATAAACAAAATCCCCCTTAATCCCGACATTGCGCAGAAATTCATCGGAGGTCGTGGATTAAATTCACTGACCTTATTCAATGAAGTCGGGCCGCATATCGATCCTCTTTCCCCTGAGAATGTATATTGCTTCGGAGCAGGCCCCCTTTCCGGCACACCTTTGGGACTTACCAGCAGAGTCGAAGTCAGCACCCTTTCCTCATATTCCGGAATCCTCGGTGACGGTAATGCAGGAGGTTCTCTTGCATTCATGATGAAACGCGCCGGGTTGGATCAGATTATCATCAGCGGTCAGGCAGAGGCTCCCTGCTACCTGCTGGTGGAAGATGGACGGGCTAAACTGCATAGCGCAGAAGAGCTCTGGGGACTGTCCGTCTGGGAAACCACAGACAAATTGCAAGAAAAACACGGTAAATCCTCAAGCGTAGCCTGCATAGGTCAGGCCGGTGAAAATCTTGTCCGTGTGGCGACCACTATGGTGGATAAATATGCTTCCGCCGCTCGGGGATCCGGTGCGGTACTCGGCTCCAAAAAGCTCAAGGCCGTAGTGGTTAAAGGTAGCGGACGGATATCTCTCGCTGATGCTGATAAATTTAAAGAACTTGCTGCCGAAGACCGGAATTTTTTCAAGGAATCTGATTTCCAGCGCGATATAGTCGGACAGTACGGAACTCACATCGGAATGCTGATGTGGGAACCGGGCTTCCGAAACTATGAAAAGTATTGGCGGGGCGCAGATGTGCCGGACAATCTACGACCGGAAGCGTGGAAAGAATTTTCGATCGGCAGGCACGGCTGTCACGGCTGCCATGTCCGCTGCAAGGATTATTATCGCATTCCATCAGGCTCGCGTGCCGGAGAAAGCGGCAAGGCAATGGAATACGAATGCATCTTCTGTCTCGGCACCAATTGCGGGATAACCGATCCGGTAGCGATCATGGAAATGGAAAACATCTGCGATGCTTACGGCATGGATGTTCTGGCCCTCGGCAATACTGTGGCAATGCTTAAGGACCTGTACAGCCGGGGAATGGTAAGTAAAGAATTAAGCGATGGACTTGACCTAAGCTGGGAAAACCACACTGACCAGATTGAGCTCCTGCACCGCACAGCCATGCGCCAAGGGCTGGGCAACCTTGTGGCGGAAGGCATGTACACCCTTGCCAAACGGCTGGGCGGTCAGGCTATGGATTATTGCTACCACGTCAAAGGACTCTCGCGCGGGCCCTACCCCAGCGGAGTTTTCTCATTGGCACACGCCACCTCCACCCGTGGTGCCGACCATCTGCGCGGTCGTTCATGGGCCTTCAGCCAGCCGGACCCGGACATGTTTCCCATTTTGAAAGAACAGGGGCTACTAATGGAAAATGTGGATGACGATCCGGCCCCGGCTGTAATTGTCGGAGAACGCATGACCACCCTGACTGATTGTATCGGTCGCTGTAAGGGAGCAGTGAACAATTGGATTAGCGCCATGCCGCTGGTCTGGAAGAAACCAATATTCGAAGGCTTGGCTGAACTGCTCAGCGCAGCAACCGGAGAGGATTACACTGCCGAAAAGCTGGAACAGGCGGCAGACAGGGTCTATGCGCTGGAACATGCCTTCAACATCCGGCAGGGAACCACCCGCAGGGATGACCGCATGCCGCAGAAGCCGGAAATCCGCGACACTGAAGAAGGAAAGGCCGATCTCAGAAAGCACGAACAGCACCTAAGCCGCTACTATGAATTACGCGGCTATGATCAGCACGGCTGTCCCACTCCGGAACGGCTTAAGGAACTGGAGCTTGAGTTTGTATGCCAAGGTCTGGCAGACACCCCGGCCCGCAAGGAATGGGATGGTCCGCCCATGTGCGAACTGGAAGATTATCCCTGCGGAGGAAAGCGCTGCTAA
- the flgL gene encoding flagellar hook-associated protein FlgL, translated as MRISTNQIFNMSLYNLNSSMSRMAEANMRNSAQKRVLVPSDDPAAMGGIINCRSFGLETKQYIKNIKTASSWLSLADGVLQQTSTDIGRIKELAEQAATGTLTAEQRRSIGQNLRGILGNLLNKSNTEFGGKSIFSGHKLDSNAYEETLHATTTDPDLPAGSVVAVKGASESSVDVRFTSGGTVGTDTITYKYSSDGGKTWKNGTLNPGDTELALGPATVELKNGTAVTEHTDKGGTRLIVRPALEYKGDDNDDLNVATYGDTQVNTKADGKFHSDVLVQIDKNGDVNTPPITYSYSLDNGATWVHSNVSADTRLEVPGGSLTLSPGAGTTFSKGDQFVIRPNTADLRLDISQSRSIRVNNVGKEIFGGIYTKPGASNPTPSPDDNNSNLFETLGKLIGYVETNDKKGIGECVAELKKVHEHVEMKAAEIGARMNRAASAEKLAEIRKDNNTALQSRLEDADLGELLNELKQSELIYEAVARSSRMINQMSILNYM; from the coding sequence ATGAGAATTTCCACCAATCAGATTTTCAATATGTCGCTTTACAACCTGAACTCATCCATGAGCCGCATGGCTGAGGCCAATATGCGCAACTCCGCCCAAAAGCGGGTGCTGGTTCCTTCTGATGATCCGGCAGCCATGGGCGGGATTATAAATTGCCGTTCCTTCGGTTTGGAAACCAAGCAGTACATAAAGAATATCAAGACCGCCTCCAGCTGGCTGAGTCTGGCAGACGGCGTGTTGCAGCAAACCAGTACCGATATAGGACGTATTAAGGAATTGGCTGAACAGGCTGCAACCGGAACCCTGACCGCTGAGCAGCGCCGTTCCATAGGTCAGAACCTGCGCGGGATTCTGGGCAACCTGCTTAATAAGTCCAATACCGAGTTCGGGGGCAAATCAATTTTTTCCGGGCATAAGCTGGATAGCAATGCTTATGAGGAGACCCTGCACGCCACCACAACCGATCCAGATCTTCCGGCAGGGTCTGTTGTCGCAGTGAAGGGGGCCTCTGAAAGTTCGGTAGATGTCCGGTTCACTTCCGGCGGAACCGTGGGTACCGATACAATCACCTACAAGTACAGTTCCGACGGCGGAAAGACATGGAAAAATGGAACTTTAAATCCCGGAGATACTGAACTTGCTCTCGGTCCGGCCACAGTAGAGCTGAAGAACGGAACCGCAGTGACAGAACATACGGATAAGGGCGGAACAAGGCTCATCGTTCGTCCGGCTCTTGAGTATAAAGGTGATGATAACGATGACCTTAATGTAGCTACGTATGGGGATACTCAGGTTAATACCAAGGCTGACGGCAAATTCCATTCAGATGTGCTGGTTCAGATTGATAAGAACGGGGATGTAAACACCCCTCCGATTACCTATTCCTACAGCCTTGATAATGGAGCAACCTGGGTTCATTCCAATGTCTCCGCTGACACTCGCCTTGAAGTTCCCGGCGGTAGCCTGACCTTGTCTCCCGGCGCCGGAACTACCTTCAGTAAAGGGGACCAGTTTGTCATCCGTCCCAATACCGCTGACCTTCGGCTTGATATCTCCCAGAGCCGTTCCATCAGGGTCAACAATGTGGGTAAGGAGATATTCGGCGGAATTTATACCAAGCCCGGAGCATCCAATCCGACTCCTTCTCCTGACGATAATAACAGCAATCTCTTTGAAACATTGGGCAAGCTGATCGGATACGTGGAAACCAACGATAAGAAAGGTATCGGCGAATGCGTGGCTGAGTTGAAGAAGGTCCATGAGCATGTGGAAATGAAAGCCGCTGAAATCGGTGCGCGCATGAACAGGGCTGCCAGTGCTGAAAAACTGGCTGAAATACGTAAGGACAACAATACGGCCCTGCAAAGCAGGCTGGAGGATGCCGACCTTGGTGAATTGCTCAATGAGTTGAAACAGAGCGAGCTTATTTATGAAGCCGTGGCACGCAGTTCGCGGATGATCAATCAAATGTCCATCCTCAATTACATGTAA